The Setaria viridis chromosome 6, Setaria_viridis_v4.0, whole genome shotgun sequence genome contains a region encoding:
- the LOC117861391 gene encoding lysine histidine transporter 2, producing MAKDAPESYSPAKDERSAKEKAIDDWLPITSSRNAKWWYSAFHNVTAMVGAGVLSLPYAMSELGWGPGIAVLIISWVITLYTLWQMVEMHEMVPGKRFDRYHELGQHAFGEKLGLWIVVPQQLIVEVGVNIVYMVTGGKSLKKFHDVICDGKCKDIKTTYFIMIFASVHFVLSQLPNFNSISGVSLAAAVMSLSYSTIAWGASVDKGKLPDVDYHVRATTTPGKVFGFFGALGDVAFAYAGHNVVLEIQATIPSTPEQPSKKPMWKGVIVAYIVVALCYFPVALIGYWAFGNKVDDNILITLNNPKWLIALANMMVVIHVIGSYQIYAMPVFDMMETVLVKKLHFPPGLTLRLIARTIYVAFTMFIAITFPFFGGLLGFFGGFAFAPTTYFLPCIMWLAIYKPRRFSLSWFTNWICIILGVLLMILSPIGGLRQIIMDSKTYKFYS from the exons ATGGCGAAGGACGCGCCGGAGAGCTACTCCCCTGCAAAG GATGAGAGGAGTGCAAAGGAGAAGGCGATTGACGACTGGCTTCCGATCACCTCGTCAAGGAACGCCAAGTGGTGGTACTCTGCCTTTCACAATGTCACCGCCATGGTTGGCGCTGGCGTGCTCAGCCTTCCGTATGCCATGTCTGAGCTTGGCTG GGGCCCTGGCATTGCAGTGCTGATCATATCATGGGTCATTACTCTGTACACGCTTTGGCAAATGGTGGAGATGCATGAGATGGTGCCGGGCAAGCGGTTCGACCGGTACCATGAGCTTGGTCAGCATGCATTCGGCGAGAAGCTGGGGCTGTGGATTGTTGTGCCGCAGCAGCTCATCGTTGAGGTGGGCGTCAACATTGTGTACATGGTCACCGGAGGCAAATCACTGAAGAAATTCCACGATGTGATCTGCGACGGCAAATGCAAAGACATCAAGACCACCTACTTCATCATGATCTTTGCCTCTGTCCACTTTGTGCTCTCCCAGCTCCCCAACTTTAATTCCATCTCTGGTGTCTCCCTTGCCGCTGCCGTCATGTCGCTCAG TTACTCCACAATCGCTTGGGGTGCATCGGTGGACAAGGGCAAGCTTCCAGACGTGGACTACCACGTGCGCGCAACAACGACGCCGGGGAAGGTGTTTGGCTTCTTCGGCGCATTGGGCGACGTGGCATTCGCATACGCTGGGCACAATGTTGTTCTAGAGATCCAGGCCACCATCCCATCGACACCAGAGCAGCCATCCAAGAAACCTATGTGGAAGGGAGTTATCGTCGCCTATATTGTGGTGGCACTCTGCTACTTCCCTGTTGCGCTCATCGGCTATTGGGCTTTCGGCAACAAAGTGGATGACAACATCCTCATCACCCTCAACAATCCAAAGTGGCTCATCGCCCTTGCCAACATGATGGTCGTGATCCATGTCATCGGGAGCTACCAG ATCTATGCAATGCCGGTGTTTGACATGATGGAGACTGTGCTGGTGAAGAAGCTGCATTTCCCTCCTGGCCTGACATTGCGTTTGATTGCACGGACCATCTATGTTG CTTTCACAATGTTCATAGCCATCACCTTCCCCTTCTTCGGTGGGTTGCTCGGTTTCTTCGGTGGATTTGCCTTCGCGCCGACAACATATTTC CTTCCCTGCATCATGTGGCTCGCAATCTACAAGCCCAGAAGGTTCAGTCTCTCATGGTTCACCAATTGG ATCTGCATTATTCTTGGGGTGCTTCTGATGATCCTATCGCCAATTGGAGGGCTTCGGCAAATAATAATGGATTCTAAGACATACAAATTCTACTCGTAA